CCTAGCTAAAATTACTCCTATTAATAAAAAAATAGCAACTACAGTAGCTATTTTTATACTTATCTGTATTTTACTAATTGGTGTAACTTCTACAATATTGTTGTATCCTAATTTTTTTAGTATTGGTTTTGATATAATGAAAGTCAAATATGAAAATATAACTGCTGAAATTATTGTAATAGCTGGTATCATCTTTAAAAATAATCCTGACTTAAATACTTCTAAAGAATCTAAAATAGGCTTTAATTGTTGTTCAGATATTCCTAAATTTTTATATATAGTTATTACTTCATTAAAAGCTACCTCTATTTCATTAATTGACTGATTTACAAATTCAGCTAAACTAGTATTGGTTATAATCTTTATATATACAGTAAAATCTAATATGGTACCTAGTATAAATGCTAAAGATAAAACAGCTATTGTAAATAGAAAACTTTTTTTATTTTTTATTGAATATCCTAAAGCTATTCCTGTTAAACCAAACATAACAATAGTAGTTAACCCATATACAGGATTATATACAGCTCCCGTAATTATGCCACTTATAAATAAAGATATAATCGTTGTCTTTAAATCATGTCTTATATATAAAATTACAACTGGTATAGGAAGAATAAATCTCCCCACCGTAAAAAATATTGGTACATAAATATTTAGCAAAACCAAGATTAATATTATAGCGGTTAATAATCCAGCTTCTACTATTGACTTAGTATTGTATTTGTTGCTCATTCTATACCTCCATCTATTGTCTTTCTTTTAAATGAGTGTATAATCTACTTAAATCTTTACCTTCAATTTCTACTTCATCATTTTCTATTATTCCCATTTTTAATTTTTTCTTAATATTTTCATCTACTGCAGTATGAGAATATCCTAATCTATCTGCTAATATATAGAGTATAGTTATTGCTCCAGATATACAATCCAATAAAGCCTCCTGTGCAACATTGCTGCCTTTTGTTAATAACTTATAAAAATCACCTATTATACAAATTAGTTCAGCTTTTAAATTTTCTATAATTTGAATATTTCTCATTATATTTAATCCTTCTTTTTTCATTACAACATCCCCTTTTAAAATCCCTTATTAAGAAAATTAATTATTATAATAAGGATATCATAATAACATATACTTTAATTATATGGGTAGTGAATCTTTTTTACAATAATAATTATAAATATTAAATTTCTATTAAAATAAAAAAGGAAAAGTTTCCTGAAAACTTTTCCTTTTTTATGTAACCTTATTATTCTGTTGTATATGGTAATAAAGCTATATTTCTAGCTTTTTTAATAGCTATAGTAAGCTTTCTTTGATGTTTTGCACAGTTACCAGAAATTCTTCTTGGAAGAATTTTTCCTCTTTCAGTTACATATTTTCTTAATTTATTTATATCTTTATAGTCGATTGTATCAACTTTATCTGCACAGAAAACACAAACTTTTTTCTTAGATCTTCTAACTCTACCAGAATTTCTTCTAGAGTTATTATCTCTTGCTCCTTCTTTACTCATTCTTTACCCTCCTTACTTTTAAAATGGAACTTCTCCTTCGTCCACAGGAGTTATATCATCATTGTAATTATCTTCATTATTATAATTTAACGGATCTGGTTCAAAATCATTAAAGCCTTGAGAAGATGATGACTGCTTATTTCCCCATTCTAGGAATTGAACTTCATCTGCTACAACTTCTGTAACATATCTTCTAGTACCATCTTTAGCCTCATAGCTTCTAGTTTGAATTCTTCCAGCAACTCCAATAAGTTTACCTTTACTCATATAATTAGCTGTTGATTCTGCTTGCTTTCCCCATACTACTATAGGAATAAAGTCAGCCTCGTTTTTTCCATCTTTAGAAAATCTTCTGTCTACAGCTAAAATAAAAGTGGTTACAGCAGTTCCTGTTCCTGGAGTAAACTTCAACTCAGGATCTTTAGTAAGCCTTCCAATTAAGACTACACGATTCATTTAATACACCACCTATTAGTTTTCCTTTACTATTATATGTCTTATTACTGAATCGTTTATTCTAAATATTCTATCTAATTCTTTAGGTAAATCTGTATCTGCTGTGAAATTTACTAGTGTGTAATATCCTTCAGTAACTTTTTCTATTTCATAAGCAAGTTTTCTTTTACCCCATAAATCAACGTTTTCTATAGTTCCTCCACCATTTTCGATGATACCTTTAAATTTTTCAACATTTTCTTTAACAGCTTCTTCATCTAATGATGGATGTAATATGAATATTGTTTCATATTTTCTCATCCTTAATTCACCTCCTCCCCCTGGACTAACGGCTGTGTTCTACACAGCAGGGATTACCCATAGATTTTATCACTATATGATATAAAAATCAATACCTTTATTATTTATCTTCTTCATTTTTTATAACTTTTTTCATTGATTTTTCAAATTTACTTCTCGGAAGCATTATAATTCTTTCACATCCACAACATTTTATCTTTATATCTGCTCCCATTCTTATTATCTTCCAATTTTTACTACCACAAGGATGTCCTTTCTTCATTTCTACTATATCCCCTAAATCAAAAATTTTATTCATTATGTAAATTCACCTCATCTTCCTTTAATATCTTGATTTTAGAGTATGGTCTTTTTATTTTTTCTTTATCTAATAAATCATTTATAGTTTTTCTAAGCTCCATTTCCACATTCCAATGTGTTAAAGGCTTAGCTTTTCCTACTATTCTTATAGTTACACTTTTTTCATCTAACTTAGTTATACCAACTATATCTGGACCTTCTATCATACTTTCATTTTTGCATTTATATTCATTGCACACTTTTTTTAATAGTTCATTTACTCTGTCTATATTTTCATCGTTTGATATATTTATTTCAACTAGTGCTCTAGAAAAACCTGTTGAATGATTTGTAACTTCTCCAATAGATCCATTAGGAATTATATATAAATCTCCATTAAAATCTCTTATTCGAGTAACCCTTAATTCTATACTTTCTACTATACCTTGTTTACCATTTACAGTAATAAGGTCACCTACCACATATTGATCCTCAAATAATATAAAAAAGCCATTAATAACATCTTTCACTAAATTTTGAGCTCCAAATCCTAATGCTACTCCTCCCATACCAGCTAATGTTATGCCTTTAATTCCAAAAGTCATCTCTGCTATTGTAAATATCCCTAAAAAATAGACACTATATTTTAAAATGCTTTTTAATACTGCA
This window of the Clostridium cochlearium genome carries:
- a CDS encoding YybS family protein, coding for MSNKYNTKSIVEAGLLTAIILILVLLNIYVPIFFTVGRFILPIPVVILYIRHDLKTTIISLFISGIITGAVYNPVYGLTTIVMFGLTGIALGYSIKNKKSFLFTIAVLSLAFILGTILDFTVYIKIITNTSLAEFVNQSINEIEVAFNEVITIYKNLGISEQQLKPILDSLEVFKSGLFLKMIPAITIISAVIFSYLTFIISKPILKKLGYNNIVEVTPISKIQISIKIATVVAIFLLIGVILARQNIKYSEYILVSTQLILQYIFLIEGISVAIFYLKNRFNMSKGLIIVIMIFTIFSSLGIIYFAIGFMDLIIDFRKLDPNRKMRIK
- a CDS encoding MazG-like family protein gives rise to the protein MKKEGLNIMRNIQIIENLKAELICIIGDFYKLLTKGSNVAQEALLDCISGAITILYILADRLGYSHTAVDENIKKKLKMGIIENDEVEIEGKDLSRLYTHLKERQ
- the rpsR gene encoding 30S ribosomal protein S18; this translates as MSKEGARDNNSRRNSGRVRRSKKKVCVFCADKVDTIDYKDINKLRKYVTERGKILPRRISGNCAKHQRKLTIAIKKARNIALLPYTTE
- a CDS encoding single-stranded DNA-binding protein — protein: MNRVVLIGRLTKDPELKFTPGTGTAVTTFILAVDRRFSKDGKNEADFIPIVVWGKQAESTANYMSKGKLIGVAGRIQTRSYEAKDGTRRYVTEVVADEVQFLEWGNKQSSSSQGFNDFEPDPLNYNNEDNYNDDITPVDEGEVPF
- the rpsF gene encoding 30S ribosomal protein S6, which codes for MRKYETIFILHPSLDEEAVKENVEKFKGIIENGGGTIENVDLWGKRKLAYEIEKVTEGYYTLVNFTADTDLPKELDRIFRINDSVIRHIIVKEN
- a CDS encoding DUF951 domain-containing protein; translation: MNKIFDLGDIVEMKKGHPCGSKNWKIIRMGADIKIKCCGCERIIMLPRSKFEKSMKKVIKNEEDK
- a CDS encoding mechanosensitive ion channel family protein, encoding MIIKIVIVLFIMFIIIKIGNKLIDKSVARQRKIKFSINDKKSKTIGAVLKSILKYSVYFLGIFTIAEMTFGIKGITLAGMGGVALGFGAQNLVKDVINGFFILFEDQYVVGDLITVNGKQGIVESIELRVTRIRDFNGDLYIIPNGSIGEVTNHSTGFSRALVEINISNDENIDRVNELLKKVCNEYKCKNESMIEGPDIVGITKLDEKSVTIRIVGKAKPLTHWNVEMELRKTINDLLDKEKIKRPYSKIKILKEDEVNLHNE